A single Lactuca sativa cultivar Salinas chromosome 8, Lsat_Salinas_v11, whole genome shotgun sequence DNA region contains:
- the LOC111891794 gene encoding uncharacterized protein LOC111891794, producing the protein MIQSISLRHTNITGATLEAPATGRHSNSNTKSSGKDESGADMIFEFLEESELSSGSSCNSGDSYDNGDLEEYENSGDPEEDRLFWESQEQLLTESLFRTSSIESKIRKATKEIVKEIKSTEVGGCDCGRTVADGCRRCFQREISYRLQKAGYNCGVCKAKWMNKKQIPAGEHTYIEVLDTSNSKKGVMRVIIELNFQAEFEMVKSSEEYNHLISRLPEIYVGKTERLESLIKILCIASKKCMKDQKMHIAPWRKFKYMQAKWHGIREADPLSSRDVLPVVERSNRLSRPMVSLLTYDLIENMNLSSSLHSIAIKVL; encoded by the exons ATGATTCAATCCATAAGTCTTAGACACACAAATATCACCGGAGCGACCCTTGAAGCTCCGGCCACTGGCCGGCACTCCAATAGTAACACAAAATCATCCGGCAAAGATGAAAGTGGTGCTGATATGATCTTCGAGTTTCTGGAAGAGAGTGAACTGTCATCAGGAAGTTCATGCAATTCAGGTGATAGCTACGACAATGGCGATTTGGAAGAATATGAAAATTCCGGTGATCCCGAGGAAGACAGATTGTTTTGGGAGTCTCAAGAACAGCTTCTCACA GAAAGTCTTTTTAGGACTAGTTCAATAGAGTCGAAAATCAGGAAGGCAACTAAAGAGATTGTAAAGGAGATTAAATCTACTGAAGTGGGTGGCTGTGATTGTGGCAGGACGGTGGCTGATGGTTGCCGGAGGTGTTTTCAGAGGGAGATCTCTTACCGACTGCAAAAAGCAGGCTACAACTGTGGCGTATGCAAGGCCAAGTGGATGAATAAAAAACAAATCCCAGCAG GTGAACACACGTATATAGAAGTTTTGGACACTTCAAATTCTAAAAAAGGAGTTATGAGAGTGATTATTGAGTTAAATTTCCAAGCCGAATTCGAGATGGTTAAGTCAAGTGAAGAATACAACCATCTCATAAGCCGACTACCTGAAATATATGTTGGAAAGACCGAAAGACTAGAGTCGTTAATCAAGATACTTTGCATAGCATCTAAAAAGTGCATGAAAGATCAGAAAATGCATATTGCTCCATGGAGGAAGTTCAAATACATGCAAGCAAAGTGGCATGGGATACGTGAAGCTGATCCATTGTCATCACGGGATGTGTTGCCAGTAGTTGAGCGATCTAACCGTTTATCTAGGCCGATGGTTTCATTGCTTACCTATGATTtgattgagaacatgaacttGTCATCTAGTTTACATTCTATTGCGATTAAAGTTTTATAA